From the Gossypium hirsutum isolate 1008001.06 chromosome A02, Gossypium_hirsutum_v2.1, whole genome shotgun sequence genome, the window TATTTTCTGAAAGctattttcagtgaaataaaCATGCACTAACTAAAATATTGATTTTGTAGTTCTCTCTACGTGGAGGttgaatgtaaaaataaaaaatttgagatAGATGTATTAGAAAACAATTACATTGGAACCGTGTAGCTTTTAACTTTTCATTGTGTCAATAACTACATTAATATGCATACTCTTAATGACGACTAATGACAAAAACTAAAACTACATTGCATTTATCATTTATGCAAGCTGATAAAAGAATCAAGTGCATGTAAGCTGAACAAAAAATGAATCAAGTACACGTAAAAACATGAAAAGAGTCTTAATCTTACATTTAGGTGCAATGGCAACGTAAAGGAATTGATGTATTCGCCGGTTTTCTTTTCTCTCGAACAATGGCTTCCTTAATCGCTGGTAATTTTTGATGAACCTTTCTCCAAATGTGGTTTACGGCACCATCGGGAGGGATTGGTCCGATACCATCAGGATGGCCATTATCATACACAAACACAGGCTGAACCTTAGCCATGGTTTGACGGAATTCGTTCTTAAGTTTTTCAGAAATGCTTCTAAGATGAGAAACAAGCCAATTCGGTCTCAATGCATCACTCACTGCTACGAAAACTGAGAATGTAGAGTAATCCACCATCCCTTCAAAGGGAAGCTCAACATTGTCACTGATAATCACAGGTATACAAAGGCTTTGGATTGCATCGAAAAGTCGGCATGAAGTGGGAGTATCACCGGCTGGGTGCAAGCAGAACTCAGATGATCTCATCCCCTTAATTGACTGCTCTCTTCCAGTGGCATTTGGGAACCCTTCTTCCATGATTACTCCTGGTTCATTAACCAACAAGTCCCATAATTTTTCTCGAACCAAGCCACCctgaaaattttaataacatcACCAACACAGTAAGAGTTTGAGATAAAGCCCGACATGTACCCCTCAACAACTCAAAAAATGAAGCTCAAAGTTGAATTGCATCCATTCAAGAGAGAAAATAATGTCATCGATCCTTCATTTATAGGATGATATACTGGCAAACCACATAGTGCAGCTAGATTCAAAGTTGAGTTGTTTGATACTAACCCGGTGCCTATGTTTAGCTCCCTTAAAATAAAGGAGGGTGTGTCGTTTCTGGTTTTCCGATAGCTGCAACCTAGGAAGCAGATGGGTATATGGAACAATCACATCTTTAAGCAGTGAAACTTGGGTGTGACGTATCGTGTCTGATGAGGTTCCACCGGATGATTTTGTATCAAGCCTATACCACCCACCAAAATCCACAACCAGTAGAGCAGCAGGGGCTATCTCCTCTCTGAAATGCCACATTGCAACAGGGTCTGTCAAAGAATACTTCAAGGTTTAACATAACCTGACAACCCAGAAACTAAATCATAAGCTGTAAAGTATGCAAATTAAGTTCCcacttccttttttcttttggcACTGATGGTAAAATATCAATAAATGCAGTATATTCTTAAAAGAACAGCTGATACCAAGGGCTTGACATATTTAAGTATACATGATCCTAAGACAATAGTTTCAAGGTGAAGAGTTAACAGAAACACAGTAAGGAAGGATTCATTTAAAGGAATATATATGTAGTAAAAAAGCAACAACGAAACATCCTAAATAACTAGATCCCAATAACATTCCGAAAAAGCTAAATGGGGAAAGCAATAAGCAAATGAATTTCAATACACACAAAATTAGGCACATTACCAGTGAGAACAAAAACATGATCTCGTCCACCCGATCGTTTCCAAGCATCCGTATTCCTCACAAAATCCAGCACTTTCTTTTGCCTCAAGTAATCCCCATTCCCAGCTTTCTTCTTAAACGCGCCGCTTCCAGATCCCAACTCCATCTCAGCACTAAGGGTAGCAAAAAAGGGAACAAAAACAACATCAGCCTCGTTAACATCAAAAGCCCTTTTAGCAAAAGAAGCCGTCCTCATTCCTTGAGGGGTTTCCAAGTCACCCATGATCCAGTACTCCGCACTGTATTGCTTGATCAATGGATTCTCGGGATAAGGAGGGTATTTGGTGGGTTTGGAGAAATGGGCAGTTGAGATCTGATGATCAGGATCAGAAGGGATCCGAGAATCAGGGTGATCAGAATCCCAGTACTGTTGGAGTAAGCCATAGTTGAGGGATCTGGGAAGGTTGGCTACGTAGACCTTGATGGAGTTTTGGGAGGAAAGGAAGGAGGTTTGGGGAAGGGAATTTGTGGGTTCAGTAACAGGAGaagtgaagaagaaaaagaagatgaagaaagaaagggaaagaaGGACAGTGAATGTGAGAAACAGAGATTTTGCCGTTTTTGTTGCTGTGCTACCTTTGATTGCCATTTTTATTGGCCTTTCTTGCTTTGCTCTTTAGTTTCCTTCTAAGTTCTGCTTTTCATTCATTTTGAATGTGGAGCTTTGACTGTGAAGCCGATTAAAATTTGAAGTCGATACTTACAAGTTGGAATGGTGAGTGCACCAAAGGGTATTTCGGTCAGATTATGAGTAGTTGTTTGTTTGAAAGGAAAGTCTTAGGTAGAGAGACTGGAAACAAGTTTTCccggaaaaaatatatatactaatacaAGCAATGATCTTCCCCCATGGGATATGCCTAATTAGGGTCAGCTGTACTCTCGAATAAATTATTGGGTAAATTTCACTAACAATCACTCAATTTTAGGTAGCTAACAAAATAGTCACATtagtttcattttagtcactcaactttaagaaaatgacaaaataatCCTTTTCTCCATTTCCTGTCACAAACGTCATGGCAAAGTGACATGGCAAATGATGGCGTGCTTAGTGTCAGAAAACCCTCCAGCTGGCTGATTACCACCAATTTAACAACCCTATCAATactaatttagggtttaaaaagaagaagaaggaggagAGAAAAAAATGGAGATGCCTCCAGTTTTCAAATCAATCTCATACTGCATCTCTACAGTTACTCAGGCATGGATGTTGCAGATTCAAACCAAAATTGTAGTTGCTTTGGGGGTCACAATAACACAAGGGGAAGGCAATTTACCCAAGCTTTTCCTCACTTCTGATCATGGCAGGTAATGTTTAAatcttcaaattttgaataaatgaCCCACTTTTTGTAAGATTTTCTTTTCTGGGTCATTTCCAAATTTATTCAACTCCCTTGCTTGTTCAATCAATgggtcaatttttttctttttcaccaatTCGGATCTGAAGGAAATTTTATGCCTTTATTTTTGGGTGTTTTAGTGAAGCTGAGATTTATCTATTTGGTGATTGCATTACATCTTGGAAAGACATGGTGTTTCAATGGTGGAAGGTTACAGAGGAAGAGAgccaaaaagaagaagaagaagagcaaaGACATGGTATTTCAATGGCAAAGAATCAAACCCCGCCAAATTAAGCAAAGAagacttttttttatatagtctcttcttcttcttcttcttcttcttcttcttcttcttcttcttcttcttctcctcctcctctgTTATAAAgggttttagttttttaaatttcttcTTAAATTGGGTGAGTTTCCACTATGACAaccaacgtggcaagttaactgcCCACATCAATAGTTAACTTGACACATCAGCGGTTCCGTTAAAACACGGAAAACTGTTAATAAGCGATTGTTTTGTTCACTTTTTTATAACGTTAGTaactgttttattattttttaaaagttgagtgactaaaatgaaacctaggtgactgttttgttagctatcccaaagttgagtgactattggtgtaatttaccctaaaatattttgagttatttaaactaatagttttattttgttattttaatttgagTAACAGTACGAAGAAGTATTGTATTTAACGGTGGATtgtatttttgtcttttattaaaaatttgtaaattaatttttatataatttaaatgtgTAAATTATTCTTTCTGTGTTTATGCGAGCatgttgaaaattattttttataggtaaattataaaaatagttacttAACTATgattttcattctattttgatTATACAACTATCAATTTTTCAAGTTAGTTACTAAacttttagaaattaaatatttttgtcaCTCTAAGCTGATGTCGTTTTTTTTATTAGTCTAGTAACAAAATTAGCcctctaatatttacacattctattaatttgatcttaaatataaaaaaattaataaatttagccctcagtatttacaaaatctatcaatttagtcctaactctaaaaattaaatatatatattttaaaaaatcatttgtaGCCCTATATAACTTATCGGCTAacctatataaaatattaaaataaaaaaaatagtaccCTCTTTCTAGAGGTTCTCATGGCTTGGATTGGGCCAACTTTAGGCTAGACCCATGCAAGATATCTAGACTAAATTTTCAAGTTTGAGCCTGACCTGGCCTACTTTTTGTTCAAGCTTAGCCCAATTGAAGAAAGCTAAACTTGGACCCGGCCaaaccatatttgatttttttagactagtttttatttaaaaatattttctaaaaaaatataatacactaaatgcactaaaaagagttgaaataaaatttttttaacattaaaaatacattcaaaagtacttatattaaaaaacactatcataaatataataaatgtttcattatattaatatatataataaatattttattgtattaaatacatttttttaaaattttatattttgggttgggttatttagttggataaggttttttttaagctttaggtatgggtttaatttttattgggTTAgcgatttaatataaatataaatatatataattaataaaatattttttataacataatatattcggTCTGTGTTAAGCTCAGGCCAAAAAAAATTTGCCCAAGACCCGGCCCATATAGAAAATAGGCACAAAATTTACCTAAGTTCATTTTTTTAGCCTTGTATTTTATCAAAACCCTCTCATTTTTCGGGTGGGCCTTTGGCCTTGTGTGGGTGGTCCGACCCATGAGTAAGTTTACCCCATTTAAGTCATTTGCAAAAGAACtctaaaatgttgggataaaacacaaagaattttaagattcaaaacaaaataaaggcATTAAAAACATTATCTGTTTGGAAAGTAATGCAGCCAACTATTCCAGATAAGTTACAAATCAATTGGTTTGGTATGGTCTAGTATGAAGCTTAAATTATAGTAAAAGAAATTGCTGCAAGTGGCTTGAAAAAtggtattctttttttttattttaatatctcagATGGGTTAGCCGATGGGTTATAAAGggctaaaaatgaattttttttaaaatattgttttaaatttttagagttaggattaaattgacaGATTTTGTAAAAATTGAAGGGCAAATGTATTGAttgtttttagaattagaactaaaataaaaaaaattgtaaacattGAGCACTAAATTTAttactagaccaataaaaaaGCTCACATCAActagagtgactaaaatatttaatttcgaaaaatttagtagctaaattgaaaaaattaatagttggatGATCAAAATAGAACGAAATgcatagttgggtgactatttttataatttacccataaaaataattttcaacaaataaaatttaacaaatggGCTAACTTGTACTtttcaaaatgtataatgattaatttatccatttttcggTAGAGGGTCTGAAAGACAATCCACCCCCTAAGTAGAAGAACTTCCTAATACTTTTACCAATAAATTTGtttgaactaaattaaaaaaaattaatgagatcaaattaaaaactttgatgaataactaaattttaagttaaataatataattttgagattgtatatatttgaaaaaaattaaaacaaaataagagaaaaataggATATATTAACATCATAAATTAgattttgttatgaatatcttattaagtggatgtccatcatgatcaagataaagttttgatgtattttaaattctaatagttattagaattagatctctacttcttttatacttcttatgcctataaatagagactctaatGAAACATtgtgatcaataaaatacattctctattgctttcatatttctttattttttattttctttatctctttttattttataacagatttaataatttacttattggccacaattttatcattttgaaaaaagaaattattttttaatttcacatttcacatttcataatatttttattttttataatttttataaagttttgaaaaaattaattattttgattttttttaattttttaggatgaatttgttattattttttaaaattgatagatACGTGAGGATATTTACACCATTTATTTTCTTATCTATTtggttttttcaattttaaaaattcctCTCCACTTAAATTCAAAAAATCGAATAATTCATTTGAGTTAATttaaataactcaattcaatcaaCTCAAATTCTTTTAATCTATTGAGTTTTGCTCACCTCATGGTTAACCTTGAAAATCGATTTTATTTCACCTAATTGGTTATTTGTATAGGCGTAGCCGGCGGCTGGCATGGGCCCCGCCCccactaaaatataaaattacattttaggctcataatttttttaaaaaattttaaattagtaaagataaaatttcactttggcccctccaaaaattataaaaatttgatttaatcctttacaaattatatagatataaactataaaaaattaaaatttcatccgacccctcctaaaaaaattttctaacttcgccCCTGGTTATTTGGTTTTTAGTtcatatatttatcaaattttgaaagtttaatctTGACCTAAAGAGTGATTACTAAATTTGTtgagttaaattttactatttttataatcgTTTATAACAAATATATTGTCACATGTGTAATATAATGTCggtttgttattttcatatacataCAATATGagactaataataaaatttgatctAACATATTTAACTGTTACTTTTTGggtcaagattgaaatttcaaaatttgaaaaaaaaaactttaatttgaccaaattaaaatatagaaatcaaATCTACTGACTATacattagaggtgctcatgggccgggctgggcccaaaaaatgggcctaaatttttgcccaagcccgacccaAATAAGAATACTAAAACTTGGGACCCGGCTCGGCTAGcccgtatttatttttatataatttttaaatatatataatacattaaaaatactaaaataaatcaaaataaatatttcccaacaaattaaaaataaattttaaaaaatatatagacttaaaTAGCACTAAGATAGATGatacttaacaagcaaatacctctaaaataataacaaaattaacaatggctttaaaataataacaaaattataataaaataagttttatacaatatccaaacaataacaacaaaatagtagtaactaatagtaatatggtagcaaaatagagagaaaacaacaagaaaataatattcaaaaaaaatagcaaatttttttgtcatttagtgaattcaggccgggccgggctcagGCCAAAAAtatcttacccgaggcccgacccattttttaaacgggcttattttttatccaagcccattttttgggcctatatttttgccgaaaccctcccacatttcgggcgggccttcgagTCGGGCCGGGTAACCCGACTCATGAGCAAGTCTactatacataatataaaaactaatagcaaaatttaacctttctaaaatctaaattttcttaaaatgttAATGTCAATTATTAGTGGTAAATTCTTTGTAATATTGGCTTTTATCTAAACTTTAATATACACGAATCAACCAGATACcaattcaattgaaaatttattaaaatattattttatatacaaaataacaaatattaatacaacgatatttttatcttttttttataacCATTGATGAGATTTAAACTTGGGACACATTAATTTTAAACACAGTCACAAttcaattgattaattataaaaaaaataaaataaaaaaataagaaatgatCCTAAATAATGaacatatctattttttttttacataatgttTAGATTTATCCGTAATCTCTCCCAAACTCATAATAAGAGGATAATACTTTTTAGCACACTTATTTTTTCATTGGCAATAATACTTTTACCAATGTAGTGGAACAACTATGCATTCTTACataaatacaaatatatgaaGTATATATGTTTCAAAATCTAGAGCTCCTACCTTCACCCTGCAACAAGAATGGATACCCAATTCCCCTTCTCCTCGAAGGAAATACCACAAACAAAACACTCACAACAAACCCAATCACAAGTGGAACAGTGTTGGTCACTTTTCTCGGAATCCCCGGATAATAGCACGCCACAACATCGCCATGTGACCCTGCAAACGCCAAAAACGCAACCAAAGACAGCCCTGCATGGAACAAATCACACCACCTCAGCCTATAATCCAATGGCACACAAGGTTTCTTCCTTCCAGCATTGAACGTCCAAATCCCACTCAACGTCGCTACCCCATAATACAACCTTCCTTTGGCTGTTCTAAAGCTGTCCGTGAACGTAAAGAACACACAAGACGCTGCTAAGAACATTAAAAAACAACCCAACAGCCATCTGTTGAGGGTGGTGCATTGGCCGTCATTGCTTAAGAGGGGAGCGAAAATGGTGAAACCGAGAATGGTTGCTGTGGGTAAAAGGACATTGAGCCTTGCGGTTCCACTGAGGATTGCGTTGATGATGTAAATGAAATTGGTTTCGTCTGCATCGTCTTCTTTAGGGTACTGATAATATCCATTGTTGTTGGTCAGTTGTAAGGTTTCGGTTAGATCGTGGGTGATCGTGTCTGCCATTTACCAACAACAACAGTCGATAAtgtttgaaaataataattaagttatatatatatagtagggCAATGTTGGGAAGGAGAATTTGATTCTTTGTTGAAGTTAGGAGGAGAATCAAATTCGTTTCCTATGGTATCgtttatactttttatattctTTCCCATGCCTTAGGTTTTGTCATTCCTTTAGAGTTTGGCATTTTATAAGTTTTGAGGATTGGGAACGGTGGATGCTTTAACCTTATGGTTGATTATTTTCGATAAATATTGTTGAGAATTAACCCCTATAAACAACGAGATAGTAAAAATGGAGAgtaataaatacaaatattttacataaaaaactctaaaagaggaaaaaaatcaCAGGTAAAAGATATATCGGCTCTTCActaaatgaataaacaaataatagTACAATCTAGAGAAATCAAACCCCGAAAATAAAATCATAACTCAAGACAAAATTCTCTCCATAATTATCACGAAAAATCTCACCGAACTTATATGTGACTACATCTTGTTCCCTACAAAGAAATGTCTTTGCTGATTGACATGTCAAAATAGGGATACAATGACCCCTttaaatatctctaaaataatcAGAGTTTAACGAGAAAAAACAATCCTGCTTGAAATCTAAAATGTGACCGTCAAATAAGAGAACATGTTATAATGTCGTGAGTTCTTcttcaattatttattaattattgtcTTAAGTGCTTACAAACTTTTCGATACATCccacaaatattaaaattatatccttgaccaaaaaaaattatcctatATTTGAATTGTCATGGTAGTAATTAAACACATTCGGTTCACCCCAACTAACGGCTACATCACTAATTctgtccaaaaaaaaaaaagcaattcgATAAAAATTGGAACAATGAAGGGTAAAGTGCTTAAAAAAATAAGGGCCAAAATGAATAATCAGGCAAAATTTTAGGGGCTATTTTAGGATTATGGCTTTTGAAAATGATATACAAAATAATCTAAATATTGGATTGGGCAATCTGGTTGGACATTGATATTGAAGCCCAGATGGTTATTTACTAATTGAGTCAGTGAGTAATAAATGGAGGCTTTgctaaaattgaattttattggCACAGCAGAGCTGAAAAGACCTGAGAATACAAATCTCGCCAACTATGTTGCTTGCATTCAACAGAGGCGGTGGACCTTTTAAATCAACCTCAGCCTCCTATAATAGTACATCATTCACACcctaagttttaatttttttaatgtcatattcaatttttcttattaatatttatttatataaatatgcatatttatttatctatttatacaaATATTAGGGATAATACGGTTGGAACTCGTATTAAGTAGACACCCAAAAATATCTTAAATTTATTTGTTGTTAGTGTCTTGTGCAGTGGATGCTAAGAAGATACtgtaaggtaaaaaaaaaaaggggggggaaaCAAAGAGGAGTGACTAGAAAAAAAAAGCAGATAAAATTCATTGctaaaacattttgaaatttcacaTTCTACTAACTGAAAAAAAACACCAACTAAATTCTAATACGAGTACCAAAAATGCAAATAAATTCTACTATTTACAAGCATTCTCATAAACACTAATCTTTCAATCCAGTCTCTTCAATATTACTAACTAAATTGCAGGGATAAGAGGTGCAAATAAATATCATTTGGAAGGAACATGGTAGTATTTGCCTTTACACATGCACTTATAAACAATGGGACAAGACTCAGTCATGGAGCACTTGAAGCTCACCATCACCCTCTTACAAGGAAAACATGCCCCACAGGCGTGTGTACAGTCAGGCAAGCTCGACCCTGTTGTGTACATCTCCATCCCTCTCCCTTcctgcatgcatgcatgcattaaCAAATCAACTCATACCCAACCCACGATTTAAATTACGAGTTAAATGAGAAACAAACCTCAGTGTTCACTTGTACTACTTCATCTCCCAATGTTGGAGCTTTCCCATGGTTGTTTGCTGCACACATGCATGTAGAGAACATAAGCAATGCATGAAATGGCATGGATGATTAGATTTTTAGCACCGAAGATGATTACCATGGTGAAGATGAAGGGGCACAAGGAGGGTTTCGGTGAATAAACAAAGCAGCATGAAAATGGAAACTAGCAGTAAACCACCAACTCCAAAAGAGAAGTTCTTCATGTTTGTTGCTCGTATGGGATAGACATGCAGAAGATGAAAGGAAGAGGCCAAGTTTGGTGATGGGGCGAGCAGTGTTTATATAAGTGAGAAACAAAGAGGGAGGGAATGGTGGTTTTAAATGGTGAAGGGAAGGTACAGCAGATTCAGATTCACATGATGCACGGCTATCTTTTCAAAGGCTTTCACATGATTCCTCAAGTTATATATATACCCTCTGTACTACAAATCTTAAGGCACAGGGGGAACCCAGGAAATTTGTATTGGAgggatcaaaataaaattaaaaaattttggagGACTAAAgctaaattatttgtattaaaatggttaaaattgaattattaatatccAAAGTGccagaaaatgaaatttttacatataattaaaaagttaaacaGGATTATActgaataattaaatttcaaagaGACTAAAAAAAGGAGATTATACACTTTAACCCGTACTAAGGTAGAACTTTGGTGCAGGGTAGGGAacaaaaattataagattttGAAGGGGTTTAAggtaactaaattttaaaagggattaaattaaatagttgattTTTATAATGGGCCATTCATTTATTCTatctattaaattattaat encodes:
- the LOC121215882 gene encoding probable arabinosyltransferase ARAD1 translates to MAIKGSTATKTAKSLFLTFTVLLSLSFFIFFFFFTSPVTEPTNSLPQTSFLSSQNSIKVYVANLPRSLNYGLLQQYWDSDHPDSRIPSDPDHQISTAHFSKPTKYPPYPENPLIKQYSAEYWIMGDLETPQGMRTASFAKRAFDVNEADVVFVPFFATLSAEMELGSGSGAFKKKAGNGDYLRQKKVLDFVRNTDAWKRSGGRDHVFVLTDPVAMWHFREEIAPAALLVVDFGGWYRLDTKSSGGTSSDTIRHTQVSLLKDVIVPYTHLLPRLQLSENQKRHTLLYFKGAKHRHRGGLVREKLWDLLVNEPGVIMEEGFPNATGREQSIKGMRSSEFCLHPAGDTPTSCRLFDAIQSLCIPVIISDNVELPFEGMVDYSTFSVFVAVSDALRPNWLVSHLRSISEKLKNEFRQTMAKVQPVFVYDNGHPDGIGPIPPDGAVNHIWRKVHQKLPAIKEAIVREKRKPANTSIPLRCHCT
- the LOC107944163 gene encoding protein DMP2, which codes for MADTITHDLTETLQLTNNNGYYQYPKEDDADETNFIYIINAILSGTARLNVLLPTATILGFTIFAPLLSNDGQCTTLNRWLLGCFLMFLAASCVFFTFTDSFRTAKGRLYYGVATLSGIWTFNAGRKKPCVPLDYRLRWCDLFHAGLSLVAFLAFAGSHGDVVACYYPGIPRKVTNTVPLVIGFVVSVLFVVFPSRRRGIGYPFLLQGEGRSSRF
- the LOC107944164 gene encoding protein EPIDERMAL PATTERNING FACTOR 2, with the protein product MKNFSFGVGGLLLVSIFMLLCLFTETLLVPLHLHHANNHGKAPTLGDEVVQVNTEEGRGMEMYTTGSSLPDCTHACGACFPCKRVMVSFKCSMTESCPIVYKCMCKGKYYHVPSK